The following are from one region of the Simiduia agarivorans SA1 = DSM 21679 genome:
- a CDS encoding sulfite exporter TauE/SafE family protein — MPADPLFWLLAALGVTLTGISKSGLAGGAGVVAVPLLALVMPVPAAAALMLPLLLVMDANTLALYRRALANSQLLIPIVLSALVGVSLAGIALGQLDNRYLQLALALFCLVFALWHKLTPWLAKMPGAAWLWGTLAGISSTLLHAGGPPITIYFLSKQLPKAQWLALAAVFFAVVNIAKLLPYTINQMWSLPLLLCGVLLLPFAFLGVWLGKRLQQRVSDTQFVSLIRGLLVISGVLLLWKWLAA, encoded by the coding sequence ATGCCCGCCGACCCGCTCTTCTGGCTGCTGGCCGCACTCGGCGTGACACTGACCGGCATATCGAAATCCGGTTTGGCCGGTGGCGCGGGTGTGGTGGCCGTGCCCTTGCTGGCGCTGGTGATGCCGGTACCGGCCGCAGCCGCGCTGATGTTACCTCTGCTGCTGGTGATGGACGCCAACACCCTTGCGCTTTACCGACGTGCGCTGGCCAACAGCCAACTGCTGATCCCCATTGTGCTGAGTGCATTGGTAGGCGTCAGCCTCGCGGGCATTGCCTTGGGGCAGCTGGACAACCGGTATCTGCAATTGGCACTGGCGCTGTTTTGTCTGGTGTTCGCGCTGTGGCACAAGCTCACGCCCTGGCTGGCAAAAATGCCGGGCGCCGCTTGGTTATGGGGCACTCTGGCGGGCATCAGCAGCACCCTGCTGCACGCAGGCGGCCCGCCCATAACGATTTATTTTTTGTCAAAACAATTACCCAAAGCCCAATGGCTGGCATTGGCTGCGGTGTTTTTTGCGGTAGTGAATATTGCCAAGCTGCTGCCCTATACGATCAACCAGATGTGGTCGCTGCCATTATTGCTCTGTGGCGTCTTGTTACTGCCCTTCGCCTTTTTAGGTGTGTGGCTCGGTAAGCGCTTGCAACAGCGCGTTTCCGATACGCAGTTTGTCAGCCTTATCCGGGGGCTGCTGGTGATCAGTGGCGTGTTACTGCTATGGAAATGGTTGGCAGCCTAG
- a CDS encoding alpha/beta hydrolase, translating to MLLSRVFRLITPLLWGLLGFVVGVMAILYVWVQARPSPDFWHEPALHHKRLAELDDLSSANWADYVAHEQTQFAGLQRLVDRKARKAAPALPPWHRFSPAGKANSLAYEPNWNRSFYLAPQTTARFAVVLVHGLSDSPYSMRALGQAYAQAGAQVYGLRVPGHGLTPGMLLNYRWEKAAQAVALAVEQAAEGGQPVYLVGYSNGAALSLHHALNQHKEQHSAALAGLVLLAPALEVSPLAGFAYIQAWLGHLPGYYNLAWVDIYPEYDPYKYNSFPVQAGKEMYDLTQSLLQQTNVLNDADKQRMPPILAFMSATDATVNASAVKTRLLDSLNDPRHELVLFDVNHQAEAAGLLRHSHRQLVNQLRQQPQVFNLRLVSNQPTPETTVSAQVVEYYRPAHHTDVQPRALAYEWPADVYSLSHVAMPFAPDDPINGNTPTGKNSTQPVYLGGGGVRGERGAFIVSMDQLARLRFNPFFDYVVERSMAFMEQNALDNKPADE from the coding sequence GTGCTGCTGTCCCGCGTTTTTCGCTTGATTACACCGCTGCTTTGGGGCCTGCTGGGCTTCGTGGTGGGCGTAATGGCAATTCTTTATGTGTGGGTGCAAGCGCGCCCCTCACCCGACTTCTGGCATGAACCCGCGTTGCACCACAAGCGTCTCGCAGAGCTGGACGACTTAAGCAGCGCCAATTGGGCAGACTATGTCGCCCATGAACAAACCCAGTTTGCCGGCCTGCAGCGACTGGTTGACCGAAAGGCGCGCAAAGCCGCGCCTGCTCTGCCACCCTGGCACCGGTTTTCACCTGCCGGCAAAGCCAACAGCCTGGCTTATGAGCCAAACTGGAACCGATCATTTTATTTGGCACCACAAACCACAGCACGCTTCGCTGTGGTACTGGTGCACGGCCTGTCTGATTCACCCTACTCCATGCGCGCTCTGGGGCAAGCGTACGCGCAGGCAGGTGCTCAGGTGTACGGTCTGCGCGTGCCCGGGCACGGACTGACACCCGGCATGCTGCTGAACTATCGCTGGGAAAAAGCCGCACAAGCGGTTGCGCTGGCGGTAGAGCAAGCGGCAGAAGGCGGCCAGCCTGTGTATTTGGTGGGCTATTCCAACGGCGCAGCACTTTCTCTGCACCATGCACTCAACCAACACAAAGAACAGCACAGCGCGGCGCTGGCTGGCCTGGTATTGCTGGCACCAGCACTGGAAGTCTCACCGCTGGCGGGCTTTGCCTACATACAGGCCTGGCTCGGACACCTGCCCGGTTACTACAACCTGGCCTGGGTAGATATCTACCCGGAATACGATCCGTACAAATACAACTCCTTTCCCGTACAGGCCGGCAAGGAAATGTATGATCTGACCCAGTCGTTATTGCAGCAAACCAACGTCCTCAATGACGCTGACAAACAGCGCATGCCGCCTATATTGGCATTCATGTCGGCCACCGATGCTACCGTCAATGCCAGCGCCGTTAAAACCCGCTTACTGGATTCACTCAACGACCCCAGACACGAATTGGTATTGTTTGATGTGAATCATCAGGCTGAAGCCGCCGGCCTCTTACGTCACAGCCATCGCCAGCTGGTCAATCAACTCAGGCAGCAACCGCAGGTGTTTAATCTGCGCTTGGTTTCAAATCAACCCACACCAGAGACTACCGTCTCAGCCCAGGTGGTGGAATATTATCGTCCCGCCCATCACACCGACGTACAGCCCCGCGCACTGGCGTACGAATGGCCGGCCGATGTGTACTCGCTGTCGCATGTGGCGATGCCGTTTGCACCGGACGATCCGATTAACGGCAACACGCCCACCGGTAAAAACAGCACACAGCCTGTGTATCTGGGCGGCGGTGGCGTCAGGGGTGAACGCGGGGCCTTTATCGTTTCGATGGATCAACTCGCGCGCCTGCGCTTCAATCCGTTTTTTGATTACGTAGTGGAAAGATCCATGGCGTTTATGGAGCAGAATGCGCTGGATAATAAACCGGCGGATGAATAG
- the rpoD gene encoding RNA polymerase sigma factor RpoD, whose amino-acid sequence MVDIGKQQQSRIKELIARGKEQGYLTYSEVNDHLPEDISDPDQVEDIIQMINDMGIKVFETAPDADTLLMTDGDSSADEIAAAEAAAALAAVETEAGRTTDPVRMYMREMGTVELLTREGEIAIAKRIEEGIRELMHSLAYWPGAVKQLLDEYELVEKEERRLVDVIAGWLDPADEVPTAAEQAQMREEAANANNDDDDSDDDDDDDDSSSDDDSNDGGVDPEEARQRFAALRDAHVKYEKSLAKNGRAHKSTDKALNDMGEIFKYFKLPPRQFDPLYGRVRGMLDRVRAEERSVMSLCVRTAGMPRKTFIKEFPGMETNDSWVADIIKKKRDYSDALAAVEPEIVRSQRKLQQIEQESELDLASIKEINRRMSIGEARARRAKKEMVEANLRLVISIAKKYTNRGLQFLDLIQEGNIGLMKAVDKFEYRRGYKFSTYATWWIRQAITRSIADQARTIRIPVHMIETINKLNRVSRQMLQEMGREPTPEELGERMDMPEDKVRKVLKIAKEPISMETPIGDDEDSHLGDFIEDVTITSPVESATVEGLIEATRDVLSGLTAREAKVLRMRFGIDMNTDHTLEEVGKQFDVTRERIRQIEAKALRKLRHPSRSDHLRSFLDE is encoded by the coding sequence ATGGTTGATATCGGCAAGCAGCAGCAATCACGTATCAAAGAGTTGATTGCTCGCGGTAAGGAACAGGGTTACCTCACCTATTCCGAAGTGAATGACCACTTACCAGAGGACATATCCGATCCGGATCAGGTTGAAGACATCATCCAGATGATCAACGACATGGGTATCAAGGTATTCGAGACCGCCCCCGATGCCGATACCCTGCTGATGACCGACGGCGACAGCTCCGCCGATGAAATTGCCGCCGCCGAAGCCGCCGCCGCACTTGCCGCTGTGGAAACCGAAGCTGGCCGCACCACCGACCCGGTGCGCATGTACATGCGCGAAATGGGCACGGTGGAGCTGCTCACCCGCGAAGGCGAAATTGCCATTGCCAAGCGCATTGAAGAGGGCATCCGTGAACTGATGCACTCGCTCGCCTACTGGCCGGGTGCAGTGAAACAGTTGCTGGACGAATACGAGCTGGTGGAAAAAGAAGAGCGCCGCCTGGTGGATGTGATCGCCGGCTGGCTCGACCCGGCCGACGAAGTGCCTACCGCGGCTGAGCAGGCCCAGATGCGTGAAGAGGCGGCCAATGCCAACAACGATGATGACGACAGCGACGACGATGACGACGATGACGACTCTTCATCCGATGATGACAGCAACGACGGTGGCGTAGACCCGGAAGAAGCGCGCCAACGCTTTGCCGCCCTGCGCGACGCCCACGTCAAGTACGAAAAATCCCTGGCCAAAAACGGCCGCGCCCACAAGAGCACCGACAAGGCGCTTAACGACATGGGCGAGATTTTCAAATACTTCAAGTTGCCTCCGCGTCAGTTCGATCCACTCTATGGCCGCGTGCGTGGCATGCTGGATCGCGTGCGCGCCGAAGAGCGCAGCGTAATGAGCCTGTGTGTGCGCACGGCCGGCATGCCGCGCAAAACCTTTATCAAAGAGTTTCCTGGCATGGAAACCAACGATAGCTGGGTTGCCGACATCATTAAGAAAAAGCGCGACTACAGCGATGCGCTCGCCGCAGTAGAGCCGGAAATTGTTCGCAGTCAGCGCAAGCTGCAGCAGATTGAGCAGGAATCCGAGCTGGACCTGGCGTCCATCAAGGAAATCAACCGTCGCATGTCCATTGGCGAAGCGCGAGCGCGCCGCGCCAAGAAGGAAATGGTTGAGGCTAACTTGCGTCTGGTGATTTCGATTGCGAAGAAGTACACCAACCGCGGCCTGCAGTTCCTGGACCTGATTCAGGAAGGCAACATCGGCCTGATGAAAGCGGTGGACAAGTTTGAATACCGTCGCGGTTACAAATTCTCGACCTACGCCACCTGGTGGATCCGTCAGGCCATTACCCGCTCCATCGCGGATCAGGCCCGCACCATCCGGATTCCGGTGCACATGATAGAGACCATCAACAAGCTGAACCGTGTGAGCCGCCAGATGCTGCAGGAAATGGGTCGCGAACCCACGCCTGAAGAATTGGGCGAGCGCATGGACATGCCGGAAGACAAGGTCCGCAAGGTACTGAAAATCGCCAAAGAGCCCATCTCCATGGAAACGCCCATCGGCGATGACGAAGACTCGCACCTGGGTGATTTTATCGAGGACGTGACCATCACCTCGCCAGTGGAATCTGCCACTGTAGAAGGCCTGATTGAAGCGACCCGCGATGTGCTGTCGGGCCTGACCGCGCGCGAAGCGAAAGTGCTGCGCATGCGTTTCGGTATCGACATGAATACTGACCACACGCTGGAAGAAGTGGGCAAGCAGTTCGATGTGACCCGTGAGCGTATCCGTCAGATTGAAGCCAAGGCGTTGCGCAAACTGCGTCACCCCTCGCGCTCCGATCACCTGCGCAGCTTCCTGGACGAGTAA
- the dnaG gene encoding DNA primase, with amino-acid sequence MAGRIPQAFLDDLLDRTDIVSLIDSRVKLKKTGKNYSACCPFHDEKTPSFTVSQDKQFFYCFGCGATGNAVGFLMDYERLDFPQAVESLAHLAGLEVPREEQSAQQIERAQTRKSLYTLLEKSAEFYREQLKTHANKGRAVNYLKGRGLTGKIAGDYLIGYAPPGWENLLKALGEAEDDKRMLIEGGMLIHQPDQGKLYDRFRERIIFPIRDIRGRVIGFGGRVLDDSKPKYLNSPETPVFHKGKELYGLYEARQAYKEIPRLLVVEGYMDVVSLAQFGICYGVATLGTASGEDHLELAFKYTNEVVFCFDGDEAGRRAARRALEVALPVMTDGRTVQFLFLPDGEDPDTLVRQIGPEKFEKLIASRAIPLEDYLFDAVSTGLDLKRLEHKARLSKLAAPLIYQLPKGVYRELMFQQLAKRTGLDLETLMELAQAPVASEPEPLRPAASAAPTRPAQVAPAQAVADEGYEALWQPDSDDEAPPEYDWAPDDTVPRQPQLFAAHSTKSVGFTPVKLAAALLLYHTELVQIAAEQLAQLEALQDPDLPLLKELVHFLAARPQVSIGQVLGHWRGTHGEQEESRLGQLAGMHLFTSVAANDEQHRELRAQELADIFSELRRRLSSQLDQPLLDKARREGLKGLSEAEREQLRTILAKK; translated from the coding sequence ATGGCTGGCCGCATTCCACAAGCGTTTCTCGATGACCTGCTCGATCGGACGGACATCGTCAGCCTGATCGACAGTCGGGTCAAACTGAAGAAAACCGGCAAAAACTACAGCGCCTGCTGCCCGTTCCACGACGAAAAAACGCCCTCGTTCACTGTCAGCCAGGACAAGCAGTTCTTCTATTGCTTTGGTTGCGGTGCCACCGGCAATGCGGTGGGTTTCCTGATGGACTACGAGCGGCTCGACTTTCCCCAGGCGGTGGAAAGCCTGGCCCATCTGGCCGGTCTGGAAGTCCCGCGCGAAGAGCAAAGTGCGCAGCAGATCGAGCGCGCCCAGACCCGCAAAAGCCTGTACACCCTACTGGAAAAATCGGCCGAGTTTTATCGCGAGCAATTAAAAACCCACGCCAACAAAGGTCGGGCGGTGAACTACCTGAAAGGGCGCGGACTCACCGGCAAAATCGCTGGCGACTACCTGATCGGTTATGCCCCGCCGGGGTGGGAAAATTTGCTCAAAGCCCTGGGTGAGGCAGAAGACGATAAACGCATGCTGATTGAAGGCGGCATGCTGATTCACCAGCCCGATCAGGGCAAGTTGTACGACCGATTCCGCGAGCGGATCATCTTCCCGATCCGCGACATCCGCGGGCGGGTCATCGGCTTTGGTGGCCGGGTGCTGGATGACAGCAAGCCGAAATACCTGAACTCGCCGGAAACGCCGGTGTTTCACAAAGGCAAAGAGCTCTACGGTCTGTACGAAGCGCGCCAGGCCTACAAGGAAATCCCCCGCCTGCTGGTGGTGGAAGGCTACATGGACGTAGTGTCGCTGGCCCAGTTCGGCATCTGCTACGGCGTGGCGACACTCGGCACCGCCAGTGGCGAAGACCACCTGGAGCTGGCATTCAAGTACACCAACGAAGTGGTGTTCTGTTTTGACGGTGACGAGGCCGGCCGCCGCGCCGCCCGCCGGGCGCTGGAAGTGGCGTTGCCGGTGATGACGGATGGCCGCACGGTGCAGTTTTTGTTTCTGCCCGACGGCGAAGACCCGGACACCCTGGTGCGCCAGATTGGACCGGAAAAGTTTGAAAAACTGATCGCAAGCCGCGCGATTCCGCTCGAGGACTATCTGTTCGACGCCGTCTCCACCGGGCTCGACCTGAAGCGATTGGAGCATAAAGCGCGCTTATCCAAGCTGGCGGCGCCGCTGATTTACCAGTTGCCCAAGGGCGTGTACCGGGAGCTGATGTTTCAGCAGTTGGCCAAACGTACAGGTCTGGATCTGGAAACGCTGATGGAGCTGGCGCAAGCGCCGGTGGCGTCTGAGCCTGAGCCGTTGAGGCCAGCGGCTTCGGCGGCGCCGACTCGCCCGGCGCAGGTGGCGCCGGCGCAAGCTGTTGCCGATGAAGGCTACGAGGCGCTGTGGCAGCCCGACAGCGACGATGAGGCGCCGCCGGAATACGACTGGGCGCCCGACGATACGGTGCCGAGACAGCCGCAACTATTTGCCGCCCACTCCACCAAAAGTGTGGGATTTACCCCGGTGAAACTGGCAGCGGCCTTGCTGCTGTACCACACTGAGCTGGTGCAAATCGCGGCTGAACAACTGGCACAGCTGGAGGCCTTGCAAGACCCCGATTTGCCGTTGCTCAAAGAGCTGGTGCACTTTCTGGCTGCGCGTCCGCAGGTGAGTATTGGCCAGGTGCTGGGCCACTGGCGTGGCACCCACGGGGAGCAGGAAGAGTCGCGGCTCGGGCAGCTCGCCGGCATGCATCTGTTTACCAGCGTGGCCGCCAACGACGAACAGCACCGGGAGCTCCGGGCGCAGGAGCTGGCGGATATATTCAGTGAGCTCAGGCGCCGACTCAGCAGTCAGCTGGACCAGCCATTGCTGGATAAGGCCCGGCGCGAAGGCCTCAAGGGGCTGTCAGAGGCCGAGCGCGAGCAATTGCGCACAATTCTGGCAAAAAAATAG
- a CDS encoding RNA polymerase sigma factor — translation MKSNQDHAEQLWQQYASGIVRTLASYELDSQLREDLAQEIFCAIAQSVERILAAENPRAYVFRIAHNVAVDHVARQVRDKAETHEPGQLAQLQEQSSDAGSDCPAEQVHKNQQQAALARAVQQLAAPYRQVILLLLEDLSANEIADVLQVSAGAVRVRINRAKTELRSVLQDGRQ, via the coding sequence TTGAAATCTAACCAGGATCACGCTGAGCAGCTCTGGCAGCAATACGCCTCCGGCATTGTGCGTACATTGGCGAGCTACGAACTGGACTCTCAGCTGCGCGAGGATTTGGCACAAGAAATTTTCTGTGCCATTGCGCAGTCGGTAGAACGGATTCTCGCAGCAGAAAATCCGCGCGCCTATGTGTTTCGCATTGCGCACAATGTGGCGGTCGATCACGTAGCGCGTCAGGTGCGGGATAAAGCGGAGACCCATGAGCCCGGGCAATTGGCACAACTGCAGGAGCAATCATCTGACGCGGGAAGTGATTGTCCGGCCGAGCAGGTGCACAAAAATCAGCAACAAGCCGCATTGGCGCGCGCGGTGCAGCAGTTGGCTGCACCCTATCGGCAAGTCATTCTGCTGTTGTTGGAAGATTTGTCGGCTAATGAAATTGCCGATGTGTTGCAGGTCAGCGCCGGTGCCGTACGGGTGCGCATTAATCGCGCCAAAACAGAATTGAGGAGCGTGTTACAAGATGGCCGACAATAA
- a CDS encoding amidohydrolase family protein yields MKLIYHTLSTLVVAILLIAPQAQAEQYLLINATLIDPATETVTPNAWVHIADGKILATGNTPLPAVAEHIDLDGAFLLPGLIDAHLHLTAGPLTVDMKDGAPALSMVSHEAITRFHAAAALASGVTTAFSPAGDPIANHRYAKQQRSGELSGPALHYAGLFFDPTPIAGGSVYPGDADGWRAEIERQKALGVSHIKLYHGLSEAELRQGTTLAKAAGLKSIAHLDHVSWQFAADAGVDALTHAFMPSADLLPQAARAQFEADRTPGSSQYLYRWFEAVDYDAEPMQTLFRTLASKNIRVDLTLIATEMAFIQPKLDSFYPTSDWQIHPAAANWRQNIGMSVYNWTADDFQRAEAVYPKVLELVERMHEAGVPLLIGSDSYGAGDWFWRELQLHQRAGLDNWRILQMVTSDAARILQLGNIGRLKAGAQADLIAITQNPLDDIAALRSVNLVIQAGIRHSVAALRADLASAAQAHRISAQ; encoded by the coding sequence ATGAAACTGATTTACCACACACTGTCCACCCTGGTTGTTGCGATATTACTGATCGCCCCGCAGGCACAAGCCGAGCAATACCTGCTGATCAATGCCACATTGATCGACCCGGCAACCGAAACGGTTACGCCCAACGCCTGGGTCCACATTGCAGACGGAAAAATTCTGGCCACGGGAAACACCCCTCTGCCGGCGGTGGCGGAACACATAGACCTGGACGGCGCGTTTTTACTGCCGGGCCTGATTGACGCCCACCTGCATTTAACGGCCGGCCCGTTAACCGTGGACATGAAAGACGGCGCACCGGCGCTCAGCATGGTCAGCCACGAAGCCATCACCCGGTTTCATGCCGCAGCGGCATTGGCCAGCGGTGTGACCACCGCCTTCAGTCCGGCCGGCGACCCCATAGCCAACCACCGTTACGCCAAACAGCAGCGCAGTGGCGAGCTGTCTGGCCCAGCCTTGCACTATGCGGGTCTGTTTTTTGATCCAACACCGATAGCCGGCGGCAGTGTTTACCCCGGTGATGCCGACGGTTGGCGCGCAGAAATTGAGCGTCAGAAAGCGCTGGGCGTGTCTCACATCAAGCTCTATCACGGTCTGTCGGAAGCGGAGCTGCGCCAGGGCACAACACTCGCCAAGGCTGCGGGGCTGAAAAGCATTGCCCATCTGGATCACGTGAGCTGGCAGTTCGCGGCCGATGCCGGCGTGGACGCACTGACCCATGCGTTCATGCCCTCCGCCGACCTGCTCCCGCAGGCCGCCCGCGCGCAATTCGAGGCCGATCGCACGCCGGGCAGCAGCCAATATCTGTACCGCTGGTTCGAAGCGGTAGATTATGACGCCGAACCCATGCAAACCCTGTTTCGGACACTGGCCAGCAAAAACATACGGGTTGACCTGACCCTGATTGCGACCGAAATGGCCTTCATACAGCCCAAGCTTGATAGCTTTTATCCGACCAGCGATTGGCAGATTCACCCGGCTGCGGCTAATTGGCGCCAGAACATCGGCATGTCGGTGTACAACTGGACTGCTGACGATTTTCAGCGCGCCGAAGCCGTGTACCCCAAAGTGCTCGAGTTGGTGGAGCGCATGCACGAGGCCGGCGTGCCCTTGCTGATAGGTTCCGACAGCTATGGCGCGGGCGATTGGTTCTGGCGCGAACTGCAATTGCATCAACGCGCAGGCCTCGACAACTGGCGCATTCTGCAAATGGTCACCAGTGACGCCGCACGCATTCTTCAGCTTGGCAATATCGGGCGACTCAAGGCAGGCGCGCAGGCAGACCTGATTGCTATCACGCAAAACCCGCTCGATGACATTGCCGCGCTCAGGTCGGTCAACCTGGTGATTCAGGCAGGCATTCGGCATTCCGTCGCCGCGCTTCGCGCGGACCTCGCAAGCGCCGCACAAGCACACCGTATTTCAGCCCAATAA
- a CDS encoding pirin family protein — MLYHRPSSSRGRASFGWLDSKHSFSFGHYYDPEHMGFSALRVINDDQVKPGAGFDTHGHRDMEIISYILEGAIAHKDSMGNAFVVPAGEVQRMSAGTGITHSEYNYSATEPLRFLQIWIQPNQRGIAPGYEQKAIAQTAPLTPLVTPDGRGDSLTLQQDASIYRLVLEPGAAIDLDTRQRPGYLHLIDGRAEIANGDEKLALNAGDALGAYQEKLSVTAAEGKLTALWFDLPAAA, encoded by the coding sequence ATGCTTTACCATCGACCTTCATCGAGCCGCGGCAGGGCCAGTTTCGGCTGGCTGGACAGCAAACACTCCTTTTCATTTGGCCACTACTACGACCCTGAACACATGGGTTTTTCCGCACTCAGGGTGATCAACGATGACCAGGTAAAGCCGGGCGCCGGGTTTGACACTCACGGCCACAGGGACATGGAGATCATTTCCTACATTCTGGAAGGCGCCATTGCCCACAAGGACAGCATGGGTAACGCGTTCGTCGTGCCCGCGGGCGAAGTGCAGCGCATGAGCGCAGGCACGGGTATAACCCACTCGGAATACAACTATTCAGCCACCGAGCCGTTGCGCTTTCTGCAGATCTGGATTCAGCCGAATCAGCGCGGCATTGCGCCCGGTTATGAACAGAAAGCCATTGCGCAAACCGCCCCACTCACGCCACTGGTGACACCCGACGGCCGCGGCGACTCACTGACCCTGCAACAGGATGCCAGCATCTATCGTTTGGTGCTTGAGCCCGGTGCAGCCATTGACCTGGATACCCGCCAACGCCCAGGCTATCTGCACCTCATCGACGGTCGCGCAGAAATCGCCAATGGCGATGAAAAACTGGCGCTGAACGCTGGCGATGCACTGGGCGCCTATCAGGAAAAGCTGAGCGTTACAGCCGCGGAGGGCAAACTGACCGCACTCTGGTTTGATTTGCCGGCAGCCGCCTGA
- a CDS encoding superinfection immunity protein, translated as MNETLAQYNAFFAGSNPIEIIAVVLVILAIYFLPAVLAIFFNRKHLVKIAVLNIPAGFSVLVWLGLIAWAVTGKRREKMEKYGRRAGI; from the coding sequence ATGAACGAGACATTAGCTCAATACAACGCATTCTTTGCAGGCAGCAACCCGATTGAAATCATCGCCGTTGTGCTTGTCATTCTCGCCATTTATTTCCTGCCCGCCGTGTTGGCCATTTTCTTCAACCGCAAGCACCTGGTAAAAATTGCGGTGCTCAACATTCCTGCCGGCTTCTCTGTGTTGGTCTGGCTGGGATTGATCGCCTGGGCCGTTACCGGCAAACGACGGGAAAAGATGGAAAAGTACGGACGCCGGGCCGGCATTTAA
- the tmpT gene encoding thiopurine S-methyltransferase — MEQAFWQSRWQKNEIGFHESAPNALLVNQFQSLGLQPGARVFVPLCGKSVDMLWLCQQGVDVVGCELSALAVEQFFREQEVTPAVHQQDGFTRYSVAGLTVWQGDFFSLNAAMIGPVDAVYDRAALIALPPAMRETYARQLLAITGAARQLLITLIYDQSVMEGPPFSVDQAEVCRLYEASMTCEPLMSGPLAGGLKGKVDATEAVWLLTAKTSMGI, encoded by the coding sequence TTGGAACAGGCATTCTGGCAATCCCGTTGGCAAAAAAATGAAATCGGTTTTCACGAGAGTGCACCCAATGCACTGCTGGTGAATCAGTTTCAGTCGCTGGGGCTGCAACCAGGCGCCCGGGTGTTTGTGCCTCTGTGTGGCAAATCAGTGGATATGCTATGGCTATGTCAGCAGGGCGTTGACGTGGTTGGGTGTGAGCTGTCGGCGCTGGCGGTTGAGCAGTTTTTCAGGGAGCAGGAAGTCACGCCGGCAGTGCATCAGCAAGACGGTTTTACGCGCTACAGCGTGGCGGGTCTGACGGTGTGGCAGGGTGATTTTTTTTCGTTGAATGCCGCGATGATTGGCCCGGTCGATGCCGTGTATGACCGAGCGGCATTGATTGCACTGCCGCCAGCCATGCGCGAAACCTATGCCAGGCAGCTACTGGCGATTACCGGCGCTGCCCGGCAATTGCTGATTACCCTGATCTATGATCAATCGGTCATGGAAGGTCCGCCTTTCAGTGTGGATCAGGCAGAAGTCTGTCGCTTGTATGAGGCCTCCATGACTTGCGAGCCACTGATGTCGGGGCCCTTGGCCGGAGGTCTGAAAGGCAAGGTGGACGCGACCGAGGCGGTTTGGTTACTGACTGCAAAAACGTCGATGGGTATCTGA
- a CDS encoding DUF3313 family protein has protein sequence MRNDAIAIFLSTGALLVSACTGVKQGWPEVTPDGLQRVDNTRFSTVYIKPDAELTTYKKFGVTDCFVALKENWLRDQNTKRLNRFNRVSQEDADRLTAALGDECKSSFTTALSQPPAHEVIETFNAGDKVLVLRPNIINLNINAPEIKSASNIDHYTTSFGEMTLYLELLDGSTQDVLVRIIDRRKDAYDMRMWWSNGVTNKVSADRMLQRWANQMREELDKALDAQQQ, from the coding sequence ATGCGCAACGATGCGATAGCTATTTTTTTAAGTACAGGGGCCCTGCTCGTTTCAGCCTGTACCGGCGTAAAACAGGGTTGGCCCGAGGTAACGCCCGACGGTTTACAGCGGGTAGACAATACCCGTTTTTCGACCGTCTATATAAAACCAGACGCAGAACTCACGACCTACAAAAAATTCGGGGTCACCGATTGCTTCGTGGCACTTAAGGAAAACTGGCTACGCGACCAGAATACCAAGCGATTGAACCGATTTAATCGGGTTTCACAAGAAGATGCTGATCGCCTCACAGCTGCACTCGGTGATGAATGCAAGTCGAGCTTCACCACCGCACTCAGCCAGCCGCCCGCGCATGAAGTCATTGAAACGTTCAACGCGGGAGACAAAGTACTGGTTTTACGGCCAAATATAATAAACCTTAATATCAACGCACCCGAGATAAAGTCCGCCAGCAACATAGACCACTACACCACGTCATTCGGCGAAATGACGTTATACCTGGAACTGCTGGATGGCAGCACACAAGACGTGCTCGTGCGGATCATAGACCGCAGGAAAGATGCCTACGACATGAGAATGTGGTGGAGCAACGGCGTCACCAATAAAGTCAGTGCAGACCGAATGCTGCAGCGCTGGGCAAATCAGATGCGCGAAGAGTTGGACAAAGCGCTGGATGCACAACAACAGTAA